GAGCTCGGTGTAGACGCGCATCAGCACCCGGCCGGCGTCGGTGACCTCGTGGTCGGTGGAGAGGTAGCCCAGCGAGGTGAGTACGTCGCAGATGCGGTCGAACTGCCGCGCGATCGTGTTGGTGCGCGACTCGATCCGGCGCCGCATCGTCTCGGTCTCGCGCGAGAGCTTGTGGTAGCGCTCGGCCCAGCGGGCGTGCGACTCGCGGTCCTCGCAGGCGTGGCAGGGGTGGGCGCGCAGCTCGGCCCGGATCCGCGAGATCTCCTCCTCCGTCGCACCCCGGGTCGGGTCCGCGGCGGCGGCGCGCTTGCGGCGCTGGTTGGGTGAGCCCGGGTCGAGCGTCCTCGTGCGCTCCTTGAGCGCGTTGGCCAGGTCGTTGCGCGACTTGGCGTTGCGGCCGTTGAAGTTCCTCGGCACGCGCATGCGGTCCGCGGCGCGCACCGGCCGGTCGAAGTCGATCATGCCCAGCCGCCGTGCCTGCTTGCCGACCGTCACGACGTAGGGGCGCGGGTCCTCCCGGTCGGCCCGTTGGCCGGGATCGACCACGACCGCCCAGCCGGAGAACTTGCCGGTGGGCACCTGGATCACGTCGCCGGGACGCAGCGCGTCGAGGGACTCCACCACCTCGTCGCGGCGGTCGCGCCGGCGCGACCGGGCGGCCTCCGCCTCGGTGTCGCTCAACCGGCGCCTCAGGGCGGCGTACTCCATGAAGTCGCCGAGGTGGCAGGTCGCGGCCTCGGCATAGCCGCTGAGCCCCTCCTCGGCCTTGCGGAGCTGCCGGGCGAGCCCGACGACCGCCTTGTCGGCCTGGAACTGCGCGAACGAGGACTCCAGCAGCTCGCGCGCGGTGGCGCGGCCGAACTGGTGCACGAGGTTGACCGCCATGTTGTACGACGGCCGGAACGACGAGCGGAGCGGGTAGGTCCGCGTCGACGCGAGACCGGCGACCTGGCGGGGCTCGAGACCGGGTGCCCAGAGGACGACGCCGTGACCCTCGACGTCGATGCCGCGGCGGCCGGCGCGACCGGTGAGCTGGGTGTACTCCCCCGGCGAGATGTCGGCGTGGGTCTCGCCGTTCCACTTCACCAGCTTCTCGAGCACGACCGAGCGGGCGGGCATGTTGATGCCGAGCGCGAGGGTCTCGGTGGCGAACACGACGCGGCAGCGGCCGGCGGCGAACAGCTCCTCCACGCACTCCTTGAACCGAGGCAGCATGCCGGCGTGGTGGGCGGCGATGCCGCGGGTCAGCCCGTCGAGGAAGTCGTGGTAGCCCAGGACGGCGAGGTCCTCCTCGGGCAGGTCGGCGCAGCGCTCCTCGACGAAGCGGAAGATCTCGTCGCGCTCCTGGGGCGTGGTCAGGCGCAGGTTGGCGCTGAGGCACTGGGTGACCGCGGCGTCGCAGCCCACCCGGCTGAAGATGAAGTAGATCGCCGGCAGCAGCCCGTCGCGGTCGAGCCGGTCGACCACGTCGAAGCGTGAGGGCATCATCGCGCGACCGGGACGGCCGTTGCCCGCGTGGCGGGGCGTCTTGCCGCGACCCTTGGGCGTGCGGTGGTCGCGCACCCGCCGGTGGACCAGGTCGTCGCGGGCGACGCGGGTCAGCTCGGGGTTGACCCGGGCCTCGGGGCCGGTGTCGCCGGACTCGTCGAACAGGTCGTACATCCGTCGCCCGACCATCACGTGCTGGTAGAGCGGGACCGGCCGCGTCTCCTCGACGATCGTCGTGGTCGACCCGCGCACGGTGGCCAGCCAGTCGCCGAACTCCTCGGCGTTGGAGACCGTCGCGCTCAGCGAGATCAGCGCCACCGACTCGGGCAGGTGGATGATCACCTCCTCCCACACCGCGCCCCGGGAGCGGTCGGCGAGGTAGTGCACCTCGTCCATCACCACGAACCCGAGGTCGAGCAGCGTGCGCGACCCGGCGTAGAGCATGTTGCGCAGCACCTCGGTGGTCATCACCACGACCGGCGCCTCGCCGTTGACCGAGTTGTCGCCGGTCAGCAGGCCGACCTTGTCGGCGCCGTAGCGGCGCACCAGGTCGGCGTACTTCTGGTTGGACAGCGCCTTGATCGGCGTGGTGTAGAACGCCTTGCGTCCCTGCGAGAGCGCCAGGTGCACGGCGAACTCGCCGACCAGCGTCTTGCCCGACCCGGTCGGCGCCGCCACGAGGACGCCGTCGCCGTCCTCGACCGCCTCGCAGGCGCGGACCTGGAAGTCGTCGAGGGGGAAGTCGTAGAGCTCGCGGAAGTCCGCCAGCACCGGGTGGGGCTGCTCGCGGCGGAACCGCGCGTAGCGCTCGGCGTGCGACTCGGTCTCAGTCATGCTCAGCCCCTACCCAGTCGTGCCCGACGAGGACCTTCAGCGCCGCCGGCTCGGCGGTCACGGTCAGCGGCAGCGGGCCCAGGCGCTCGCCGTCGGCGTACGCCGTGATGCCGGCCGCGGCGATGCTCACCGTGTGCACCCGGTGGTGCTCGAACGCCGGGTGGTCGCGGTGGGTGGCGTTGAACAGCGTGGGGTAGGTCCGCACCAGGTCGGGCTTGGAGATCGGGTGGAAGAACACCACGTCGAGCAGGCCGTCGGTGACCGAGGCACCCTCGGTGATCCGCAGCCCGCCGCCGAACGACGGGCCGTTGCCCACCGCGACCATCATCGCCCTGACCCGGCGGACGTCGCCGTCGAGGTCGAGGGTGTAGTCGATCGGGCGGAACACCCGCAGCTCGGCGAGCGTGGCGAGGTTGTAGCGCATCTGGCCCCGCGGCCACCGCATCGCGTTGGCCCGCTCGTTGACGATCGCGTCGAAGCCCGCCGACAGCACGCACAGGAAGCGCCGGCCGCCCGTCCGGGCGAGGTCGATCGTGCGCACCCGGCTGGCGACCACGACGTCGGCGGCCCGTTGCGGGTCGGTGCGCGGCACCCCGAGCATGCGGGCGGCGTCGTTGCCGGTGCCGGCCGGGACGACGCCCAGGGCGGTGTCGCTGTGCGCCAGCGCCTGGACCGCGAGGTGGACGAGACCGTCACCGCCCACGACGACCAGGGACTCCACCCCGTCGGCGACCGCCTGCCGCGCCAGGTCCTCGGTCTCGGAGGCGTCGCGGCCCTCGACCTGCCGGACGTGGAAGCCGGCCTCGGTCAGCCGGGGCACGACGATCGCCGCCGTGCGGCGCGCCGTCCCCCTGCCCGAGACCGGGTTGGTCAGGAGGACGATCTCGCGGGCCACGACCTCAGCCTAGGAGAGCCGGGCACACCGGCGCGCGCGACGCCTCGGGAGGACCTACGTCCCGCAGATCGAGGACCTCGGCGGGCCGACATCACTCTCAAGGGGGACGCCCCCACCCGAGGCGCGTCCCTAGCGTCCTCCCATGCGTCGCTCGGGAATGCTCTCCGCCCTCGTCCTGCTCCTCGGCCTCGGCCTGGTGGTGGGGCCCGGGTCACGCACGGCGCAGGCGCTCTCCTCGGCCAACGTGGCCCTCATCGTGTCGATCACCGGGGTCCAGGTCGGCAACCCGATGACCACCGAGTCGTGCGGGATGGACGGCACCTCCCAGGTGATCCCGGTGACCATCCAGGCCGACTTCTTCCCGGCCCGGCCCGACGTCGACGTGGTGGGGCCCTACGCGACCGTGACCTGGGACGGCGGGTTCGGCAGCTTCGACGACCACTACCCCGACGACAGCAAGCACCAGGTCTTCCACGTCCTGGTCCGGCCCTCCGACAACGACTGGCACGGCCAGGGCACCTACTCCTTCCGCGCCACGGTCCAGGACGTCGGGATCGGCATGGGCTCGGACTCGGTCGTCGTCGACGCCGACCTGTCGGAGATGTCACCCCTGGCGTGGCCGCGCGAGGTCAAGTGCCCGATGGGCGCCAAGCCGGTGGACCCGAGCTCCTACCTCAAGAGCGTCGGGCTGGCCGCCGGCAAGATCGTCTGCGAGTTCTGCACCAGCGCGCTCGAGCTGCTCGACCAGGTCAACGGGTACGGCGAGATGTCCGGCAACCTGCTCCGTCGCGGGGTGCTCGAGGACCCGCCGGACCCGGCCTTCCGCACGATCCCCACCCCGGCGACTCCACCGGTCCTCCCCGTCCCGGACGGGCTCACCTCCGAGCAGTCCACCGCCGCCCTCGCGCTCGAGGCGACCTACGCGTCGTACGTCGCCGACCTGCGGGGGCTGGTCGACGCCGGCAACCGCGCCTGGGGGGCGGCCAACGCGGGCAGCCGGACGTGGTACCTCGCGCAGCGGCAGGCGCTGGCCCGGTTCGCCTCCGCAGCCGCCGCCGACGCCCGCTCCCTCGCCACCCGGCACGCGGCGCTGGCCGCGACGTTCACCGGGGCCTCGGCGCTCCCGACCCACACCGTCACCCGCGCCGACGTCGACGGGGTGCTCGGCGAGCTCAGCCGGACCCACCTCCCGCCCGCCGGTGAGCGCGCGGTGCTCACCGCGCTCGGGGCGACCGAGGCCGACCAGCGCGAGATCGCCCTGATGCTCCAGCAGGGCTACCCCGAGCGTGTCCTCGGCAAGGTCACCGGGGCACAGCTGTTCACGACCACGCCCGACCTCGCCGCGATCTCCTCCGGCCTGCTCTCGCTCTCGCAGTGGGCGCGCGCCACGAAGGACGTCGCTCCGCCCGTCGTGACCGGTCTCAGCACGCACCGGGCGCCGAGCGGTGGCGCGCGCTGGATCGCGGTCACCGGCACCAACCTCGCGAGCGTCACCGGGCTGTCGTTCGGCGCCTCGACGCCGACCACCGGGCAGGGTCGCGACCTGAGCTGCTCCGAGACCCGGTGCGACGCCGTCGTGCCCGCCGGGCACGGCACGGTCCACGTGAGCGCGTTCGGCCCCGGCGGACCGTCCGCCCGCACCGACGCCGACCTGCTCACCTACGTCACCCCGGTCGCACCCCAGGTCACCCGGGTCTTCCCGTCCAGCGGTCCGCTTCTCGGCGGGACGCAGGTGAGCATCTGGGGCACCGGCCTCTCGGACAGCCTGGTGCGCTTCGGTCCACAGCTCGCCCTCGACTGGACCTGCAGCGACACCCGCTGCACCGCGCGGGCCCCGCAGAGCGAGCACGACGGCCGCGTCGACGTCCGCGTGTCCACCGACGCGGGCACCTCGCCCGCGGTCGCCGACGACGGCTTCACCTACCTCGCCGGGGAGCCGCCCCCGCCGCCCGCACCCACGGTGTCCGGCCTGTCGGCCACCCACGGCAGCCGGTCCGGCGGGGACCGGGTCACGGTCACCGGCACCGGGTTCACCGGGGCCACCGACGTCCTGTTCGGCACCAGCGCCGGCACGGACGTCGAGGTCGTCGACGCCACGCACCTGCAGGTCACCACCCCGGACCACGCCCCCGGGCAGGTCCACGTGAGCGTGTCGGGACCGGGCGGGTCCTCGGCGGCCGTCGCCGCCGACCGCTTCACCTTCGACAGCCTCGTGCCCAGCATCACCGCGCTCAGCGCGGCGTCCGGCCCGTCGACCGGCGGCAACACCCTCACCGTGACCGGCAAGGCGCTCAACCAGGGCATGGTCGTCCTCGACGACGGGGCGCCGGCCGAGGGCACGTGCACGGCCACGGCCTGCGTGGTGACGATGCCGCCCCACGCCGAGGACGACGTCGACGTCACCGTCGAGACGGCCAGCGGGGTGTCGGTCATCTCCACGGCCACGCGCTACCACTACGCCCTCGCCTCGGCCCCGCTCGTGCGCTCCCTCACGCCCGACACCGGGTCGACGGCGGGTGGGGACACCCTCGCGGTCACCGGGCTCCGGCTCGACGGTGGCCAGGTGACCGTCGGGGGCGCCGACGCCGACCCCGTCTCGGGCCTCGGCTGCGAGCCGACGCTGTGCGTGGTCACCGTCCCGCCGGGCTCGGCCGGTGACCGCTCGGTGGTGGTGACCCGCGTCGACGGGACCCGGTCGGCGGCGTCCGCCGCGGCGACGTACTCCTACGTCCGGCCGGGTGCGCCCCGGGTCACCTCGGTCTCCCCCGCCACCGGCTGGGTCCACGGGCTCGACACCGTCAACGTGTACGGCGACAACCTGCTCGGCGGGACCGTGCGGTTCGGTGGGGCCGAGGCCCATGGCTGGACGGGCGTGGACTGCACCCAGTCGGTGTGCACGGTCGCGCCGGCCTGGCGCGACACGACCGGCTCGGTCGACGTCACCGTCCGCACCCCGGGCGGCACCTCCCCGGTGACCGCGGCCGGTCGCTTCACCTACGTCAGGCCGACCGTCACGGCCGTGACCCCGAGCAAGGGCTGGACCATCGGGGGCACGACGGTCACCGTGACCGGCTCGCACCTGCGGGGGGCCGACCTGTCCTTCGACGGCGTGCCGGGCACCCAGGTGGCCTGCGAAGAGACCTCCTGCACCGCCGTGGCGCCGGCCGGGGCCGCGGGCCCGGTGCACGTCGTCGCGACGGCGAACGACGGCATGGTCGAGTCCGTGCCCTCCTCGGCCGACGTGTTCACCTACCAGCAGCTGCCCGTGCCGACGGTCTCGTCGGTCTCGCCCAACCGCGGCTCGGACGCCGGCGGCGACACCATCGTGGTCACCGGGACCGACCTCGACGCGGGCATCGTGCGCATCGACGGCGACCAGCTGCAGGGGACCTGCTTGCCGACGCGCTGCGAGGTGGTCACCCTGTGGCACGCCGACGGCGCCGCGCCGCTGACCGTGACCACCGACGGCGGCACCTCGGCGCCGCGGACCTACACCTTCGCCACGCCCGCCGTCCCGACGGTCACCGGCGTCACCCCCAGCGGCGGCCGCGCCGGGGGCGGTGACGTGGTGACGGTCACCGGCAGCGACCTGACCAACGGCTCGGTCACCTTCGGGGGCACCGACGGGCTGGTGGCCGGCTGCACCTTCACCTCCTGCCGCGTGACCGTCCCGGCCCACGCGCCGGGCGCCGTGCACGTCCAGGTCACCACGCCGGCCGGCACCTCGGCGACGTCCACCGCCGACCGGTTCACCTATGCCACGCCTCCCACGCCGGTCGTCACCGCCCTCTCCCCGCGCAGCGGCCCGCGCTCCGGCGGGAGCGCCGTGCGCCTCACCGGCACCGACCTCGACGGCGCGACGGTCGACTTCGGCGGGGTCCCCGCAGCGGCCCAGCAGTGCACCCGGACGTGGTGCGAGGCCACGGCGCCCCCCGGCACCCCGTCCACCGTCCACGTCCGCGCCACGACGTACGGCGGCACCTCGGCCGCCACGGCCGCCGACACCTTCACCTGGAGCCCAGTGCAGGTCGACCGGGTCCCGATCGAGGGCCTGTCCGACGGGGCCGCCGCCGGTGGCGGGCACCTCGTGGCCGCACCCGACGGCTCGGTCGACTTCGTGATGCCCCAGCAGGACGCGGTCGGGCACGTCACCGCGGGCGGCACCACGACGTCGTACGCCGTCCCGGACGCGAGCTCGCTGCCGGTCTCGGTGACCCGGACCGCCGACGGGACGGTCTGGTACACCGAGCAGACGCCCAACGTCGTCGTCGAGCACCGGACCGACGGCACGGAGGTGCGCCACGACCTGCCCGGCCAGCACGAGGACGTGCGCGACCTCGTCGCAGGCCCGGACGGCCGCGTGTGGTTCGCACTCGCCGCCTCCGACGCCATCGGGGCGATCGACCCGGCGACCGGCAGGGTCGAGGTGCACGCCCTCCCGACCGTGGCGGCGTTCCCGGTCAACCTCACCGTCGGTCCCGACGACCGGATCTGGTTCACCGAGGGGCACGCCGGCCGGGTCGGGGCCATCACCACCGACGGCGAGGTCTCGGAGTACGCCCTGCCCTCGGGCAACAGCTCGCCCTGGGACATCACGACCGGGCCCGACGGGAGGCTGTGGTTCACCGAGTCCGGCGGTCACGCGCTGGGCGCGGTCACGACCGGCGGCGCGGTGACGGAGTACCCCGTCGCCGGGCTCGGCGGCTCGCCGTACGCCCTGACCTCCGGCGCCGACGGACGCGTGTGGTTCACCCGGGCGGCGATGGAGCAGGTCTCGGCGATGGATCCCGCGACCGGCACGGTCACCGACCACCCCCTGCCGCCCGACCCCGGCGGGGTGGTCGCGCACGGCGACGAGCCCCGCTACCTCACCACCGCGACCGACGGGAGCATCTGGGCCACCGAGCTCAACGGCAACGACCTCGTCCACGTCACCGGGACGACGACCGGGGTGACGCCCGCGGTCACCGCGCTGAGCCCGGCCTGGGCCGCGCCGGGCGCGACCGTCACCGTCACCGGCGCCCACCTCCAGGGAGCGACCGCGGTCAGCTTCGGCGGCACGCCGGCGACCGGCCTCCAGCAGGTCGACGCCGCCCACGTGCGCGTCGTGGTGCCGGCCGGCTCGGGCACGCCGACCGTCACGGTGACGACCCCCGCCGGGACCACGGCCGCCGCACCCGCGGCGGTGTTCCACTACGGCACCCGGCCCCCGGAGACCCCCGTCGTCGAGACCCTGTCACCGCCGTCGGGCCCGGGCGGCACCGTCGTGGAGCTCACCGGCCGCCACCTGACGGGCGCGACCGTCCGGGTGGGCGGCGTGGCCGCCACCGCCACGACGTGCCTCGCCACCCGGTGCACCGCCACGGTCCCGGCGGGGTCGGGCACCGACCCGGTCACGGTCACGACCCCGGGCGGACAGGCGACCGCGTCGCAGAGGTTCACCTACGACACGTCCCCGCCCGCCCGTCCCGCCGTGAGCAGGATCAGCCCCACCAGCGGCACCACCACGGGGGGCACCAAGGTCACGGTCACCGGCACCGGCCTCGCCGGCGGTCGGGTGCAGATCGGCCTGCGTCAGGTCGACGCGACCTGCTCGGCCACGACCTGCACCTTCACCACGCCCGTCTCGGGCACGGGGCCGGTGCACGTCCGGGTCACCGGCGACGGGGGCACCAGCCTCCGCTCCTCCGCCGACGTGTTCACCTTCGCCGCTCCGGTGACCCCGGTGACCCTCGCGCTCACCTCGGCGCCGAGCGTCGTCACCGCGGGTGGCACGGGCACGGTCAAGGGCACGCTCACCACCACCTCCGGGGCCCGTCCGGTCGCCGGCACCCGGGTCTGGCTGCAGACCCGCACGCCGGGCACGAGCACCTGGAAGGACACGGTGTCGGCGCTCACCACCTCCACCGGCACGGTCGCGCTGGCCCTCAAACCGGTCCGCACCCTCGAGGTCCAGCTGCGCACCGGCGCCGTCGACGGGCACACCGCCGCGACCTCCGGCCGTCGTACGGTCGGGTGCCGGGCGGTGGTCACGGCCACCTTCTCGGCCACGACGATCACGAAGGGCTCCTCGAGCCGCCTGAGCGGCAAGGTCACTCCGTCGTACGCCGGCCACCAGGTGTTCCTGCAGCGCCGCACCAGCTCCGGCTGGACCACGGTGACCTCGCGGACCCTGAGCTCGACCAGCGGCTACACGTTCACGATCAAGCCGACGACGAGGGGCACGTTCACCTACCGGGTCCGGCTGCCCAAGGACACGAGATTCTGGCAGTCGCTGAGCCGCGAGCGGAGCCTCAAGGTGACCTGAGCCGCGGCCCGTTCAGAGCCGGACGAGCGCGGCGAACCGGTCAGGGCGTGCGCCCACCGACCGCGCCAGCCGGCGCAGCGCCTCCAGCGCGACGTCCACGCTCACGTCGACCCCCGGGACGACCAGCGTGAGGCGCCCGTCGACCTCGACCAGCAGCACCTGGGCCAGTGCCCAGGCGTGGTGGGCCTCGCGACGCCAGTGCTCGGGCAGCACCGGCTCGGGGTGGGCGCGGTCGCAGGCCTGGAGGTCGCAGGG
This genomic window from Nocardioides marmoribigeumensis contains:
- a CDS encoding diacylglycerol/lipid kinase family protein produces the protein MAREIVLLTNPVSGRGTARRTAAIVVPRLTEAGFHVRQVEGRDASETEDLARQAVADGVESLVVVGGDGLVHLAVQALAHSDTALGVVPAGTGNDAARMLGVPRTDPQRAADVVVASRVRTIDLARTGGRRFLCVLSAGFDAIVNERANAMRWPRGQMRYNLATLAELRVFRPIDYTLDLDGDVRRVRAMMVAVGNGPSFGGGLRITEGASVTDGLLDVVFFHPISKPDLVRTYPTLFNATHRDHPAFEHHRVHTVSIAAAGITAYADGERLGPLPLTVTAEPAALKVLVGHDWVGAEHD
- a CDS encoding DEAD/DEAH box helicase, yielding MTETESHAERYARFRREQPHPVLADFRELYDFPLDDFQVRACEAVEDGDGVLVAAPTGSGKTLVGEFAVHLALSQGRKAFYTTPIKALSNQKYADLVRRYGADKVGLLTGDNSVNGEAPVVVMTTEVLRNMLYAGSRTLLDLGFVVMDEVHYLADRSRGAVWEEVIIHLPESVALISLSATVSNAEEFGDWLATVRGSTTTIVEETRPVPLYQHVMVGRRMYDLFDESGDTGPEARVNPELTRVARDDLVHRRVRDHRTPKGRGKTPRHAGNGRPGRAMMPSRFDVVDRLDRDGLLPAIYFIFSRVGCDAAVTQCLSANLRLTTPQERDEIFRFVEERCADLPEEDLAVLGYHDFLDGLTRGIAAHHAGMLPRFKECVEELFAAGRCRVVFATETLALGINMPARSVVLEKLVKWNGETHADISPGEYTQLTGRAGRRGIDVEGHGVVLWAPGLEPRQVAGLASTRTYPLRSSFRPSYNMAVNLVHQFGRATARELLESSFAQFQADKAVVGLARQLRKAEEGLSGYAEAATCHLGDFMEYAALRRRLSDTEAEAARSRRRDRRDEVVESLDALRPGDVIQVPTGKFSGWAVVVDPGQRADREDPRPYVVTVGKQARRLGMIDFDRPVRAADRMRVPRNFNGRNAKSRNDLANALKERTRTLDPGSPNQRRKRAAAADPTRGATEEEISRIRAELRAHPCHACEDRESHARWAERYHKLSRETETMRRRIESRTNTIARQFDRICDVLTSLGYLSTDHEVTDAGRVLMRVYTELDLVVAESLRTGLWDGLSAPDLAAALSVLVYESRRADDQSSPRPPHGQVREVIASMITLWGRLSRTEKDHRVDFLREPDLGFAWASQRWAAGAHLDEVLTETDLAAGDFVRWMKQLLDLAGQVADAAPTPELRATARETVGALRRGVVAYSSMTE
- a CDS encoding IPT/TIG domain-containing protein, whose protein sequence is MRRSGMLSALVLLLGLGLVVGPGSRTAQALSSANVALIVSITGVQVGNPMTTESCGMDGTSQVIPVTIQADFFPARPDVDVVGPYATVTWDGGFGSFDDHYPDDSKHQVFHVLVRPSDNDWHGQGTYSFRATVQDVGIGMGSDSVVVDADLSEMSPLAWPREVKCPMGAKPVDPSSYLKSVGLAAGKIVCEFCTSALELLDQVNGYGEMSGNLLRRGVLEDPPDPAFRTIPTPATPPVLPVPDGLTSEQSTAALALEATYASYVADLRGLVDAGNRAWGAANAGSRTWYLAQRQALARFASAAAADARSLATRHAALAATFTGASALPTHTVTRADVDGVLGELSRTHLPPAGERAVLTALGATEADQREIALMLQQGYPERVLGKVTGAQLFTTTPDLAAISSGLLSLSQWARATKDVAPPVVTGLSTHRAPSGGARWIAVTGTNLASVTGLSFGASTPTTGQGRDLSCSETRCDAVVPAGHGTVHVSAFGPGGPSARTDADLLTYVTPVAPQVTRVFPSSGPLLGGTQVSIWGTGLSDSLVRFGPQLALDWTCSDTRCTARAPQSEHDGRVDVRVSTDAGTSPAVADDGFTYLAGEPPPPPAPTVSGLSATHGSRSGGDRVTVTGTGFTGATDVLFGTSAGTDVEVVDATHLQVTTPDHAPGQVHVSVSGPGGSSAAVAADRFTFDSLVPSITALSAASGPSTGGNTLTVTGKALNQGMVVLDDGAPAEGTCTATACVVTMPPHAEDDVDVTVETASGVSVISTATRYHYALASAPLVRSLTPDTGSTAGGDTLAVTGLRLDGGQVTVGGADADPVSGLGCEPTLCVVTVPPGSAGDRSVVVTRVDGTRSAASAAATYSYVRPGAPRVTSVSPATGWVHGLDTVNVYGDNLLGGTVRFGGAEAHGWTGVDCTQSVCTVAPAWRDTTGSVDVTVRTPGGTSPVTAAGRFTYVRPTVTAVTPSKGWTIGGTTVTVTGSHLRGADLSFDGVPGTQVACEETSCTAVAPAGAAGPVHVVATANDGMVESVPSSADVFTYQQLPVPTVSSVSPNRGSDAGGDTIVVTGTDLDAGIVRIDGDQLQGTCLPTRCEVVTLWHADGAAPLTVTTDGGTSAPRTYTFATPAVPTVTGVTPSGGRAGGGDVVTVTGSDLTNGSVTFGGTDGLVAGCTFTSCRVTVPAHAPGAVHVQVTTPAGTSATSTADRFTYATPPTPVVTALSPRSGPRSGGSAVRLTGTDLDGATVDFGGVPAAAQQCTRTWCEATAPPGTPSTVHVRATTYGGTSAATAADTFTWSPVQVDRVPIEGLSDGAAAGGGHLVAAPDGSVDFVMPQQDAVGHVTAGGTTTSYAVPDASSLPVSVTRTADGTVWYTEQTPNVVVEHRTDGTEVRHDLPGQHEDVRDLVAGPDGRVWFALAASDAIGAIDPATGRVEVHALPTVAAFPVNLTVGPDDRIWFTEGHAGRVGAITTDGEVSEYALPSGNSSPWDITTGPDGRLWFTESGGHALGAVTTGGAVTEYPVAGLGGSPYALTSGADGRVWFTRAAMEQVSAMDPATGTVTDHPLPPDPGGVVAHGDEPRYLTTATDGSIWATELNGNDLVHVTGTTTGVTPAVTALSPAWAAPGATVTVTGAHLQGATAVSFGGTPATGLQQVDAAHVRVVVPAGSGTPTVTVTTPAGTTAAAPAAVFHYGTRPPETPVVETLSPPSGPGGTVVELTGRHLTGATVRVGGVAATATTCLATRCTATVPAGSGTDPVTVTTPGGQATASQRFTYDTSPPARPAVSRISPTSGTTTGGTKVTVTGTGLAGGRVQIGLRQVDATCSATTCTFTTPVSGTGPVHVRVTGDGGTSLRSSADVFTFAAPVTPVTLALTSAPSVVTAGGTGTVKGTLTTTSGARPVAGTRVWLQTRTPGTSTWKDTVSALTTSTGTVALALKPVRTLEVQLRTGAVDGHTAATSGRRTVGCRAVVTATFSATTITKGSSSRLSGKVTPSYAGHQVFLQRRTSSGWTTVTSRTLSSTSGYTFTIKPTTRGTFTYRVRLPKDTRFWQSLSRERSLKVT